A window from Malassezia restricta chromosome I, complete sequence encodes these proteins:
- a CDS encoding translation initiation factor 5A — MSDNEAENVNFETAHAGASVTYPQQCSALRKNGHVVIKGRPCKIVDMSTSKTGKHGHAKVHLVATDIFTGRKYEDISPSTHNMDVPNVTRREYQLINIDDGYLNLMSNDGSSKDDVKVPEGELGDQITNDFEDGKDLMVTIVSAMEEEHCLAYKEAPQGK, encoded by the exons ATG TCTGACAACGAGGCTGAGAACGTCAACTTCGAGACCGCCCACGCCGGTGCTTCGGTGACCTACCCCCAGCAGTGCTCGGCCCTGCGTAAGAACGGTCACGTCGTGATCAAGGGCCGCCCTTGCAAGATTGTCGACATGTCGACCTCGAAGACTGGCAAGCACGGTCACGCCAAGGTCCACCTTGTCGCTACGGACATCTTCACGGGTCGTAAGTACGAAGACATTTCGCCCTCGACGCACAACATGGATGTGCCGAACGTGACCCGCCGTGAGTACCAGCTCATCAACATCGACGACGGCTACCTGAACCTGATGTCGAACGACGGCTCGTCGAAGGACGATGTGAAGGTGCCTGAGGGCGAACTTGGTGACCAGATCACCAACGACTTTGAGGACGGCAAGGACCTCATGGTCACCATCGTCTCTGCTATGGAGGAGGAGCACTGCCTTGCCTACAAGGAGGCTCCCCAGGGCAAGTAA
- a CDS encoding chitin synthase, with amino-acid sequence MSNLPELPSGFGRDSAYPPMPTRHTDHGAKKHQSAAPRPAFMVSPPNDLTGVGGGMPRSSSHNDILQADAPVAVLNSDTSANTNIPGTSRILRRPRSFQPLAPETVAAPTIQPVPAPIASPPPQQEPIVQRQAAHEVQHRARSRVEAQAQARDAQVHEAGTRERHERGTQEVQAANTASLPTIRVSLPDTNSLREQRERTMSTNNELDKLRWSVQVLKFVERMRASETETDESVQIWIEEAITEIVQCASHPQPKPEALYARGDLLASGAFPTYVSKDLRSAFSDFERSARMGWAPSWFRIGRDYEMLGDIARARAAYGRGVNLSDVGCMYRIGMAKMLGQLEVPEDMPGGASLLQAAADASTVDTPHPAYVYGLILTGELPSVPIPLEYFASPEHPSPTYETLMPLGREYLQRAAYLNLPAAQSKCGWCYEHAQLSFPFDPLMSVQYYSAASQGGEPEADMALSKWFLCGAEGCFDKNESLAWTFAERAAKHRIPTAEFAMGYYLEVGIGTKIDLVAARAWYARAAAQGNTDAAQRLAALESSQSEALSRAQHQAHLNERLYSAHQEARKGLRETQPTRGDLARRRTLMMAEASAQRRRAPRDARAPPVTSQNLHIPSLPATARPMRAPQSFSDMGYQPRNDKDCVIC; translated from the coding sequence ATGTCCAATTTACCTGAACTGCCGTCCGGGTTTGGACGGGACTCGGCGTAtccgccgatgccgactAGGCACACTGATCATGGAGCAAAAAAGCATCAgtctgcagcgcctcgtcctgctTTTATGGTGTCACCTCCTAATGATCTCACCGGCGTGGGAGGGGGCATGCCGCGATCGTCATCACACAACGATATTTTGCAAGCGGATGCTCCAGTCGCAGTATTGAACAGTGATACTAGCGCAAACACGAATATACCAGGAACGTCACGTATTCTTCGTCGTCCCCGGAGCTTCCAACCTCTTGCACCTGAGACAGTAGCTGCTCCAACCATTCAGCCAGTGCCTGCCCCTATAGCATCACCACCTCCTCAGCAAGAGCCAATTGTACAGCGACAGGCAGCGCACGAGGTGCAGCATCGTGCACGATCAAGAGTCGAAGCCCAAGCCCAAGCACGAGACGCGCAGGTCCACGAAGCCGGTACCCGAGAAAGGCATGAACGCGGAACACAGGAAGTCCAGGCAGCAAATacggcgtcgctgcctACCATCCGCGTGTCACTGCCCGATACAAATTCGTTGAGGGAGCAGCGTGAACGAACGATGTCGACCAATAATGAGCTGGACAAGCTTCGATGGTCTGTCCAAGTGCTCAAGTTTGTCGAGCGAATGCGGGCGAGTGAAACAGAAACTGACGAGAGTGTGCAAATTTGGATCGAAGAGGCCATCACAGAGATCGTACAGTGTGCGTCACATCCGCAGCCCAAGCCTGAGGCACTGTACGCCCGCGGAGACCTGCTTGCGAGTGGGGCGTTTCCCACGTACGTTTCCAAGGATCTGCGATCAGCGTTCAGTGACTTTGAGCGCTCGGCCCGAATGGGATGGGCACCAAGTTGGTTCCGTATCGGTCGCGACTATGAGATGCTGGGCGACATTGCCcgcgcgcgtgcagcaTACGGGCGCGGTGTGAATCTGAGTGATGTGGGGTGCATGTACCGTATCGGCATGGCAAAGATGCTTGGCCAGCTCGAGGTACCAGAGGATATGCCTGGAGGTGCATCGCTCTTGCAAGCCGCAGCTGATGCATCGACGGTAGATACACCGCACCCTGCCTATGTATACGGCCTGATTTTAACAGGCGAGCTCCCCAGCGTGCCTATACCCTTGGAATACTTCGCCTCGCCAGAACATCCGTCACCCACATACGAAACACTTATGCCATTGGGGCGTGAGTATCTGCAGCGTGCTGCGTATCTCAACctgccggcggcgcagTCCAAGTGCGGCTGGTGTTATGAGCATGCCCAACTCAGCTTCCCATTTGATCCCTTAATGAGCGTGCAGTATTACAGTGCTGCGAGTCAGGGCGGCGAGCCTGAGGCCGACATGGCACTGAGCAAGTGGTTCCTCTGTGGTGCCGAGGGATGCTTTGACAAGAACGAATCTCTCGCGTGGACCTTTGCGGAGCGCGCTGCCAAGCACCGCATCCCCACAGCCGAGTTCGCTATGGGCTACTATCTAGAAGTGGGTATCGGCACGAAGATCGACCTGGtggcagctcgagcgtggtacgctcgagctgccgcTCAGGGCAACACTGATGCTGCACAGCGCCTTGCTGCGTTAGAATCTTCCCAGTCCGAAGCTCTTTCtcgagcgcagcatcaAGCGCACCTCAATGAGCGGCTGTACTCGGCGCATCAAGAGGCGCGCAAAGGTTTACGGGAAACTCAACCCACACGAGGCGATTtggctcgacgccgcacgCTCATGATGGCCGAGGCGAGTGctcagcgtcgtcgcgccCCACGGGATGCACGCGCTCCGCCTGTGACGTCACAGAACCTGCACATCCCATCCCTACCAGCTACTGCTCGTCCCATGCGGGCCCCACAGTCCTTTAGCGACATGGGTTACCAGCCCAGGAACGACAAGGACTGCGTCATTTGTTGA
- a CDS encoding mitogen-activated protein kinase 1/3 — MSQSDANAPNGALPSYQPQMSVQAPRRDVSSGPLLGGSYKLVKKIGEGAYGVVYSAIHVPTSTRVAVKRITPFDHQMFCLRTLREIRLLRHFHHENIISILDILPPASFEQFTDVYLVQELMETDLHRIIRTQDLSNDHFQYFVYQILRGLKALHSAGVLHRDLKPSNLLLNANCDMKICDFGLARSAEQPEAENKAYLTEYVATRWYRAPEIMLSFKEYTKAIDLWSVGCIFAEMLTGRPLFPGRDYHHQLSLILGVLGTPSLDDFYSITSSRSRDYIRSLPYCDRANFAELFPRAEPLALDLLEKLLAFSPKKRITVEEALAHPYLEPYHDPSDEPDADPLDPKFFDADFSKEPLTRAQLKELIYREITH, encoded by the coding sequence ATGTCGCAATCGGATGCGAATGCGCCCAATGGTGCACTGCCGAGCTACCAACCACAAATGTCAGTGCAAGCTCCTCGGAGGGATGTTTCTTCTGGGCCTCTATTAGGCGGATCCTACAAGCTTGTAAAGAAAATAGGGGAGGGCGCATATGGTGTTGTCTATTCCGCGATTCATGTACCTACATCTACACGCGTTGCCGTGAAGCGAATTACGCCTTTTGATCACCAAATGTTCTGTTTGCGTACCCTGCGTGAGATCAGGCTGCTCCGCCATTTTCATCACGAAAACATTATATCCATCCTCGATATCTTACCGCCCGCTTCATTTGAGCAATTTACCGACGTATATCTCGTACAGGAACTCATGGAAACGGATCTTCACAGGATTATACGTACGCAAGATCTGTCCAACGACCATTTCCAGTACTTTGTGTACCAGATTCTGCGTGGActcaaggcgctgcattCGGCCGGTGTCTTGCATCGCGATCTGAAACCATCCAACCTCCTCCTCAATGCGAACTGCGATATGAAGATCTGTGATTTCGGTCTTGCTCGCAGTGCAGAGCAGCCTGAAGCTGAGAATAAGGCATACTTAACAGAGTATGTGGCAACAAGGTGGTATCGAGCACCAGAAATCATGCTTTCCTTCAAGGAGTATACCAAGGCGATTGACTTATGGTCTGTTGGCTGCATTTTCGCGGAGATGCTGACGGGCCGCCCTCTCTTCCCCGGTCGCGACTACCACCATCAACTGTCTCTGATTCTTGGCGTCCTTGGTACACCGTCGCTGGACGACTTTTACTCCATCACTTCTTCTCGATCAAGAGACTATATACGTTCTTTGCCTTACTGCGACCGGGCCAATTTTGCTGAGCTGTTCCCACGAGCTGAACCATTAGCGCTCGATTTGCTTGAGAAGCTACTGGCTTTTTCgccaaagaagcgcatCACAGTGGAAGAAGCACTTGCTCACCCATACCTGGAGCCTTACCATGATCCGAGTGATGAGCCAGATGCTGATCCATTGGATCCAAAATTTTTCGACGCCGACTTTTCCAAGGAGCCACTGACTCGCGCCCAGCTCAAGGAACTGATCTATCGGGAAATAACGCACTAA